Proteins from one Gimesia maris genomic window:
- the mch gene encoding methenyltetrahydromethanopterin cyclohydrolase: MSGVLNERACLLTEQLLARAGELKVIPHALQNGAIVVDCGVETPAGLQAGLLLARICMADLCSIQLAPGELEGLSLPYLQVQTDHAVEACLLSQYAGWKIDVDKFFAMGSGPMRAAAEVEDLYRVLAFGESPARTVGVLEANTLPGVDVVEKISKATGVDPKDIVLLVAPTSSIAGNMQVIARSVETAMHKLLECKFDVHRVQAGFGTAPLAPVAQDHLTGIGRTNDSILYGGSVTLWVTGDDESLQEIGPSIPSSSAACYGKPFLDVFAEADHDFYEIDPSFFSPAVIIFQNLDTGNVFQFGQMNTGLLKNSFGF, encoded by the coding sequence ATGAGCGGAGTTTTAAACGAACGAGCGTGCCTGTTGACAGAACAGCTGCTTGCCAGAGCGGGTGAACTGAAAGTCATACCGCATGCCCTGCAGAACGGCGCGATCGTTGTGGATTGTGGAGTGGAAACTCCCGCAGGTTTACAGGCCGGTTTATTGCTGGCCCGCATCTGCATGGCCGACCTGTGCAGCATACAACTGGCTCCGGGAGAACTGGAAGGACTCTCGCTGCCTTACCTGCAGGTTCAGACCGACCACGCCGTCGAAGCCTGCCTGTTGAGTCAGTATGCCGGTTGGAAAATTGATGTCGATAAGTTTTTCGCAATGGGCTCTGGCCCGATGCGGGCTGCCGCTGAAGTGGAGGACCTGTATCGAGTCCTGGCATTTGGTGAATCACCCGCCCGGACAGTCGGCGTGCTGGAAGCCAACACCTTACCCGGCGTAGATGTAGTTGAGAAAATTTCCAAAGCAACAGGTGTCGATCCCAAAGACATCGTGCTATTAGTCGCGCCCACATCCAGTATCGCAGGCAACATGCAGGTCATCGCCCGCTCTGTGGAAACCGCCATGCATAAACTGCTGGAATGTAAGTTTGATGTGCATCGAGTGCAGGCCGGGTTCGGGACGGCTCCCCTGGCACCGGTCGCCCAAGACCATCTGACAGGGATCGGACGAACCAACGACTCCATCCTTTACGGCGGTTCCGTCACCCTGTGGGTTACCGGCGATGATGAATCACTGCAGGAAATCGGTCCCTCTATTCCTTCCAGTTCCGCTGCCTGTTATGGCAAACCATTCCTGGACGTCTTTGCAGAAGCCGATCATGACTTCTATGAAATTGACCCCAGTTTCTTCAGCCCCGCGGTCATCATTTTCCAGAACCTGGATACCGGAAACGTATTTCAGTTCGGCCAGATGAACACAGGTCTTTTGAAAAACAGTTTTGGATTCTAA
- a CDS encoding dihydrodipicolinate synthase family protein: protein MAINLSEQLKGVLPPVITPLTPERRLDTASAESVYRFMLDKGAHGLFLFGTSGEGPLLCEADRHEATEIAVKVVNGSVPLLVGVIAPGTEQIIEQAKVAKAQGADAIVVCPPYYYPASQKDMLVHYRTIREAVDIPIFAYDIPVMTKVKIEMDTLMTLGREGTVIGVKDSSGDAVSFHRLVASKPAGMKLFTGAEMLVHAVVLAGADGTVPGLANVGPELFVQLYEAAAANNHQEAVRFQEAIVRLFEVFVCPDGTMNVGYIIGSMKTALRLRGVIEHDTLFHPFPACTPELIERTRTIMTEVGCL from the coding sequence ATGGCAATCAACCTTTCCGAACAACTGAAGGGAGTGCTCCCTCCGGTCATTACACCACTGACCCCCGAACGCAGGCTGGATACAGCTTCTGCTGAATCCGTTTACCGGTTCATGCTCGACAAAGGGGCTCATGGACTGTTTCTGTTTGGCACATCTGGTGAAGGACCTCTGCTCTGTGAAGCAGACCGTCACGAGGCAACTGAGATCGCAGTCAAAGTTGTGAATGGCAGTGTTCCCCTGCTGGTGGGAGTCATTGCTCCCGGCACCGAACAGATTATAGAGCAGGCGAAAGTCGCAAAAGCACAGGGCGCCGATGCCATCGTCGTCTGCCCTCCGTATTATTACCCTGCCAGCCAGAAGGACATGCTCGTCCATTATCGTACGATTCGGGAAGCCGTCGATATCCCCATTTTTGCCTACGACATCCCCGTGATGACAAAAGTCAAAATCGAAATGGATACGCTGATGACCCTGGGCAGAGAAGGCACTGTGATTGGTGTGAAAGACTCCAGCGGAGACGCCGTCAGTTTTCATCGTCTGGTGGCCAGCAAACCTGCTGGCATGAAACTGTTTACCGGAGCAGAGATGCTGGTCCACGCTGTGGTGCTGGCCGGTGCAGACGGAACCGTGCCGGGACTGGCGAATGTCGGACCGGAGTTGTTCGTCCAACTCTACGAAGCAGCCGCGGCCAACAACCATCAGGAAGCGGTCCGGTTCCAGGAAGCCATCGTCCGGTTATTTGAAGTGTTTGTCTGCCCCGATGGCACGATGAATGTCGGTTACATCATTGGTTCAATGAAAACTGCACTCCGCCTGCGCGGCGTGATCGAACACGACACCCTGTTCCATCCGTTCCCGGCCTGTACTCCGGAACTGATTGAACGTACCCGCACGATCATGACGGAAGTAGGTTGCCTGTAA
- a CDS encoding putative hydro-lyase produces the protein MMSVDRTAFKTGALVRQACRSGEFTGQTSGLAPGFAQANLVILPQAEARQFQEFCEKNPKPCPLLEVTAPGDPCPHRLAEAADLRTDLPRYRVWRRGELVDEPTEITSLWQGDMVAFLIGCSFTFEAALIAAGLSVRHIDQGVNVPMYRTTIPCESAGMFSGPLVVSMRPFKPADAIQAVQITGRFPAVHGAPVHLGFPEQLGITDLSSPDYGDAVTVGRDELPVFWACGVTPQAVLMQAKPEFAITHSPGCMFVSDLKDSDLAVD, from the coding sequence ATGATGAGCGTTGACCGAACGGCTTTCAAGACAGGCGCTCTCGTGCGACAGGCATGTCGCAGCGGAGAATTCACCGGGCAGACATCGGGGCTCGCCCCCGGGTTTGCCCAGGCGAATCTCGTCATACTCCCCCAGGCAGAAGCCCGACAGTTTCAGGAGTTCTGTGAGAAGAACCCCAAACCCTGTCCTCTGCTGGAAGTCACAGCACCGGGTGATCCCTGCCCGCATCGACTGGCAGAAGCGGCCGACTTGAGGACCGATCTCCCCCGCTATCGTGTCTGGCGTCGCGGGGAACTTGTGGATGAGCCCACAGAAATCACTTCGCTCTGGCAGGGTGACATGGTGGCATTCCTGATCGGTTGCTCCTTTACCTTTGAAGCGGCATTGATCGCAGCCGGGCTTTCCGTGCGACATATTGATCAGGGTGTGAACGTTCCCATGTATCGCACGACGATTCCATGTGAATCAGCGGGAATGTTCAGCGGCCCGCTGGTGGTTTCAATGCGTCCCTTCAAACCAGCGGATGCCATTCAGGCCGTCCAGATCACCGGGCGATTTCCCGCCGTCCATGGTGCCCCTGTGCATCTGGGATTTCCAGAACAGCTGGGTATAACGGATCTTTCATCACCCGATTATGGAGATGCCGTCACTGTGGGACGGGATGAACTACCTGTCTTCTGGGCGTGTGGCGTGACTCCGCAGGCGGTACTGATGCAGGCCAAACCGGAATTTGCCATCACGCACAGCCCGGGCTGCATGTTCGTTTCTGATCTGAAAGACAGCGACCTGGCAGTTGATTAA
- a CDS encoding peptidylprolyl isomerase — protein sequence MSENRRAEVDAALAEVDFEKFNYQVVFETTKGTIKMDLYPDVAPGHCKNIIGLTKIGFYDGIIFHRVIPDFVVQIGCPQGTGTGGPGYTIDAEFNNLPHETGILSMARTSDPNSAGSQFFICLGRVPHLDNQYTVFGKTSDAESEAVVLSIGEVETNHNDRPLEDVKITGSKVIATAK from the coding sequence GTGTCCGAAAACCGTCGTGCCGAAGTGGATGCCGCATTGGCTGAGGTTGATTTTGAAAAATTCAACTATCAGGTCGTGTTCGAAACCACGAAAGGTACTATCAAAATGGACCTGTATCCCGATGTGGCCCCGGGACACTGCAAAAACATCATTGGTCTGACGAAAATCGGCTTTTATGATGGTATTATTTTCCACCGGGTCATTCCCGATTTCGTCGTCCAGATCGGCTGCCCGCAGGGTACAGGAACTGGTGGACCCGGTTATACTATCGACGCAGAGTTCAATAATCTGCCCCACGAAACCGGCATCCTCTCCATGGCTCGCACCAGTGATCCCAATTCAGCCGGCTCACAGTTCTTCATCTGCCTGGGACGTGTCCCCCACCTGGACAACCAGTACACCGTCTTCGGTAAAACCAGTGATGCTGAAAGTGAAGCCGTCGTTCTGTCGATTGGCGAAGTCGAAACGAATCACAACGACCGACCGCTGGAAGATGTCAAAATCACTGGCTCAAAAGTCATTGCCACTGCAAAGTAG
- a CDS encoding hydantoinase B/oxoprolinase family protein, with protein sequence MKAYEIFDEMIEFKSEKTNQKWEFWIDVGGTFTDCIARSPDSEFIPFKTLSSGITKGHVQEITTPDTIVDPSRVGNPANFWQEYQIEFLNNEGESLHTAQVTRFDNQSGTLTFHPALPPTVQVSTSYELASGEEAPILAIRWILGLMKSDPISNISVKLGTTRGTNALLTRNGARTAFITTKGFADVLLIGNQDRPRLFDLAIQKPEPLFETALEIEERIDAEGNVLHAPDPARIRQQLEQLKATGVESLAICLLHSFANPRHEELVARLAAEVGFDEISVSSRLSPLIKIVSRGDTTVMDAYLNPILKDYIRKLRTPLKSSELKLMTSAGGLVDADHFVGKDSILSGPAGGVIGYSRVAETAGFPRSIGFDMGGTSTDVSRFDGEYEREFETTKAGVRIVAPMLSIETVAAGGGSICGFDGIKLHVGPDSAGADPGPACYGRGGPLTVTDLNLYLGKIIPSRFPFVLDRQSVEQRLTQLCEEIAASPMGKTYTPLELAEGFLQIANANMVRAIRNISVARGYDPADYALVSFGGAGSQHACAIARSLGIHEVLIHPYSGILSAFGIGQADVRRFGQQSVLQTWSADLKQELQRRFTELDESVYEEVRAEGIPPERIDAPLHSLEMRYLRTDATIQVHCQSGQDEFTRFEQEHQRLYGYTHKSRAIEVTAMRTEIIGRMEEPNLPESELINRSPTPLETTQTCFQGTIQPTAVYLREDLHPGDQISGPAIICEAISTVIIDPGFTASILSRGETLIQETSDGTTPPAKIATTADPVMLEIFNNLFASIAEQMGITLQRTSISTNVKERLDFSCAVFSATGDLVVNAPHIPVHLGAMSETVKRIIADNPDLAPGDVFVTNDPYRGGSHLPDVTVITPVHHAESNELIFFTASRAHHAEIGGIVPGSMPPFSKTLADEGVLIRNFKLVDQGTSREDALRELLKSGAFPSRSVEDNLADVSAQVAANNCGVSLLNDLVRRYSLSVVLAYMKHIQQAATEKMQLALSEIEDGVYSFTDHLDNGVPLTVKITIKGSSAVVDFTGTGPVLKTNLNANRAIVNAAVLYVFRCLIQEDIPLNSGVLAPINIVLPECFLNPPERETPAECAAMVGGNVETSQRTVDTLLGALNKAAASQGTMNNLTFGDETFGYYETICGGSGATAAQDGADAVHTHMTNTRLTDAEIIERRYPVRLHEFSIRQGSGGAGQHHGGAGIIRQIEFLKPLKISLISERRGEYAPFGLAGGTPGQIGENLLQKADGSTTESLGGKFSLSVAAGDILTIKTPGGGGFGTPE encoded by the coding sequence GTGAAAGCCTACGAAATATTTGATGAAATGATTGAATTTAAATCAGAAAAGACAAATCAAAAATGGGAATTCTGGATCGATGTCGGCGGTACCTTCACAGACTGCATCGCCCGTTCACCTGACAGCGAATTCATCCCGTTCAAGACTCTTAGTTCGGGTATCACCAAAGGTCATGTACAGGAAATTACTACCCCTGACACGATAGTCGACCCATCCCGAGTCGGCAACCCGGCAAACTTCTGGCAGGAGTATCAGATTGAATTTCTGAATAATGAGGGAGAATCCCTGCATACCGCACAAGTGACGCGGTTTGACAACCAGAGCGGAACCCTCACCTTCCACCCCGCCCTGCCTCCCACAGTACAGGTCTCCACCAGCTATGAACTCGCCTCCGGTGAAGAAGCCCCCATCCTGGCCATCCGCTGGATTCTGGGCCTGATGAAATCCGACCCGATTTCCAATATCAGCGTCAAACTGGGAACCACGCGTGGCACCAATGCGTTGCTCACGCGTAACGGTGCCCGTACTGCTTTCATCACTACCAAAGGATTCGCCGATGTCCTGCTGATCGGCAACCAGGACCGCCCTCGGCTGTTCGATCTGGCCATTCAAAAACCAGAGCCCCTCTTTGAAACCGCGCTGGAAATCGAGGAACGAATCGATGCGGAAGGCAATGTACTCCACGCCCCCGATCCCGCTCGTATCCGTCAGCAACTTGAGCAACTCAAGGCAACCGGCGTGGAATCGCTGGCGATCTGTCTGCTGCATTCATTTGCCAACCCCAGGCATGAGGAACTGGTCGCCCGCCTCGCTGCCGAAGTCGGCTTTGACGAAATCAGCGTGTCCAGTCGCCTGTCGCCTCTCATCAAAATCGTCTCCCGCGGCGATACGACCGTCATGGACGCCTATTTAAATCCAATTCTCAAGGACTATATTCGCAAACTCCGCACGCCACTCAAAAGCAGTGAGTTGAAACTCATGACGTCCGCCGGCGGTCTTGTCGATGCGGATCATTTCGTCGGCAAAGACAGTATTCTCTCCGGTCCTGCAGGAGGTGTGATCGGTTATTCGCGTGTCGCGGAAACAGCCGGTTTCCCCCGATCCATCGGCTTTGACATGGGAGGCACGAGTACCGATGTCTCCCGCTTCGACGGCGAATATGAGCGGGAATTCGAAACCACGAAAGCAGGTGTGCGGATCGTGGCCCCTATGCTGAGTATTGAAACAGTCGCCGCCGGTGGAGGCAGTATCTGCGGCTTCGATGGCATCAAACTCCACGTCGGTCCTGACAGTGCCGGTGCGGATCCTGGTCCCGCCTGTTACGGGCGGGGCGGCCCGCTCACCGTCACCGACCTGAACCTGTACCTGGGCAAAATTATCCCAAGTCGCTTTCCCTTCGTCTTAGACAGGCAGTCTGTTGAGCAGCGTCTGACGCAGCTCTGCGAAGAGATTGCTGCTTCTCCCATGGGAAAAACCTACACCCCACTCGAACTGGCAGAAGGTTTTCTGCAGATTGCAAATGCAAACATGGTTCGCGCCATCCGTAATATCTCGGTGGCCCGGGGCTATGATCCCGCCGATTATGCCCTGGTCAGTTTCGGGGGCGCAGGTTCGCAACATGCCTGTGCCATTGCCCGTTCACTCGGCATTCATGAAGTTCTGATTCATCCCTATTCAGGAATCCTCAGCGCGTTTGGCATCGGACAGGCTGATGTGCGACGGTTCGGACAGCAGTCGGTCCTGCAGACCTGGTCCGCCGATCTCAAACAGGAACTGCAGCGGCGATTCACAGAACTCGATGAGAGTGTTTACGAAGAAGTTCGCGCCGAAGGCATTCCCCCGGAACGCATTGATGCCCCCCTGCACTCATTGGAAATGCGTTATCTGAGAACTGATGCGACGATTCAGGTTCACTGTCAGTCGGGGCAGGACGAATTCACCCGGTTTGAACAGGAACATCAGCGTCTCTACGGTTACACCCACAAGAGTCGGGCCATCGAAGTCACCGCGATGCGTACGGAAATTATCGGACGCATGGAGGAACCCAACCTCCCGGAATCAGAACTCATCAATCGCAGCCCCACACCATTGGAAACGACACAGACCTGTTTTCAGGGAACCATCCAGCCCACGGCAGTCTACCTGCGCGAAGATTTGCATCCCGGTGATCAGATCTCAGGCCCGGCGATTATCTGTGAAGCGATTTCCACTGTCATCATTGACCCCGGCTTCACAGCCAGCATTCTCTCCCGCGGTGAAACACTGATCCAGGAGACATCTGACGGTACAACGCCTCCCGCCAAAATAGCGACGACTGCCGACCCGGTCATGCTGGAAATCTTCAACAACCTGTTTGCTTCCATTGCCGAACAGATGGGCATCACGCTGCAACGAACCTCAATCTCAACCAATGTCAAAGAACGCCTCGATTTCAGTTGTGCCGTCTTTTCCGCAACCGGCGATTTGGTGGTCAACGCGCCCCATATCCCCGTGCATCTGGGCGCCATGAGTGAAACCGTCAAACGCATCATCGCCGACAACCCGGACCTGGCACCCGGAGATGTCTTCGTGACCAACGATCCTTATCGAGGTGGCTCGCATCTTCCCGATGTAACCGTCATCACTCCCGTGCATCACGCAGAATCAAACGAACTGATCTTCTTCACCGCCAGTCGTGCACACCATGCAGAGATCGGGGGGATCGTACCCGGCAGCATGCCACCGTTTTCGAAAACACTGGCAGATGAAGGTGTGCTGATTCGCAATTTCAAGCTGGTCGACCAGGGAACATCTCGCGAAGATGCTTTGCGGGAACTGCTGAAATCGGGCGCGTTCCCTTCCCGCTCGGTCGAAGATAATCTGGCAGACGTCTCTGCCCAGGTTGCCGCCAACAATTGTGGCGTGAGTCTGCTGAACGACCTGGTTCGTCGCTACTCGCTGAGTGTTGTGCTGGCTTACATGAAACATATCCAGCAGGCAGCCACGGAAAAAATGCAACTTGCCTTATCTGAGATTGAAGATGGCGTTTACTCCTTCACAGATCATCTGGATAACGGCGTGCCGCTTACAGTCAAAATCACGATTAAAGGCTCCAGCGCCGTGGTTGACTTCACTGGCACCGGACCGGTTCTGAAGACGAACCTGAATGCCAATCGGGCCATTGTGAATGCCGCCGTGCTGTATGTCTTTCGCTGTCTGATTCAGGAAGATATCCCGCTGAACAGTGGCGTGTTGGCTCCCATCAACATTGTTCTTCCGGAATGTTTTCTCAATCCCCCCGAACGGGAGACGCCCGCAGAATGCGCGGCGATGGTGGGGGGCAACGTGGAAACTTCACAGCGCACCGTCGACACTCTGCTGGGCGCGCTCAACAAAGCAGCCGCCAGCCAGGGGACCATGAACAACCTGACGTTCGGTGATGAGACATTCGGCTATTATGAAACCATTTGTGGCGGAAGCGGCGCGACCGCCGCGCAGGATGGCGCTGACGCCGTGCATACCCACATGACAAATACCCGACTGACAGACGCCGAGATTATCGAACGCCGCTACCCGGTGCGATTGCACGAATTTTCCATCCGCCAGGGCTCCGGAGGCGCGGGCCAACACCACGGCGGTGCGGGCATTATTCGTCAGATTGAATTCCTGAAACCGTTAAAGATTTCACTGATCTCAGAACGGAGGGGAGAATACGCGCCCTTCGGTCTGGCCGGCGGTACTCCGGGGCAGATTGGGGAAAATCTGCTGCAGAAAGCGGACGGATCCACGACGGAGTCACTGGGAGGAAAATTCTCTCTCTCCGTTGCAGCAGGCGATATACTGACGATCAAAACCCCAGGTGGCGGCGGATTTGGCACACCTGAGTAA
- a CDS encoding Bax inhibitor-1/YccA family protein has translation MNNYTPDYYDQDTTAGGGVFAIDAIASERAAFIRKTYMHLTGAIFAFMGLEFILFSNKALVEGMMGAIGGNWWLVLIAFMAASWVASAMASSAKSLAVQYAGLGLYIVAEALIFVPILYIATQFANPTVIPIAAIITLCIFGGLTAYVFVTGADFSFMGGFLTIAGLAAIGIAIGASLFGFSLGIWFAAAMVILLSGYILYDTSNILHHYSTDQYVSASLALFASVATLFWYVLRIVMMFTSDD, from the coding sequence ATGAACAACTACACTCCTGATTATTATGACCAGGATACAACGGCGGGTGGCGGTGTCTTTGCCATTGACGCAATTGCTTCCGAACGCGCCGCGTTTATCCGCAAGACCTACATGCACCTCACCGGTGCAATTTTCGCCTTTATGGGCCTGGAATTCATCCTGTTCAGCAACAAAGCTCTCGTGGAAGGCATGATGGGCGCCATTGGTGGGAACTGGTGGCTGGTACTGATCGCTTTCATGGCAGCCAGTTGGGTTGCCAGCGCCATGGCTTCCAGCGCGAAATCGCTGGCTGTGCAGTATGCAGGCCTGGGATTATACATTGTTGCAGAAGCGTTGATCTTTGTCCCGATTTTGTATATCGCGACTCAGTTTGCTAATCCCACCGTAATTCCCATTGCGGCGATTATTACCCTGTGTATTTTTGGTGGCTTGACCGCCTATGTGTTTGTGACCGGGGCCGACTTCTCCTTCATGGGAGGTTTCCTGACGATTGCCGGTCTGGCAGCAATCGGAATTGCCATCGGTGCGTCGCTGTTCGGCTTCTCACTGGGAATCTGGTTTGCAGCTGCGATGGTCATTCTGCTCAGTGGTTACATTCTCTATGATACTTCGAACATTCTGCATCATTACTCGACCGATCAGTATGTGTCTGCTTCACTGGCACTGTTTGCCTCTGTTGCCACACTGTTCTGGTACGTGCTGCGAATCGTCATGATGTTTACTTCAGATGACTAA
- the msrP gene encoding protein-methionine-sulfoxide reductase catalytic subunit MsrP: MNHHIRKIWNVPEHEHTPVEVFQNRKLYRREFLQRMGTGLGIAGFAGLLASCEQATKEEIEQAGATTPLPQASGSIYPAQRNPAFKYGRPETDPIEAEKFTNFYEFTGPTSKQAWKYVEHFQTAPWSVTVEGECAKPRTFDLDDLSKELKFEERAYRHRCVETWAMCVPWTGFPLASLLKLVEPKASAKFVAFETFNKPQQAPYMESSGPGTWPWPYTEGLTMPEAMNDLAFIATGLYGAPLLKQNGAPIRLVVPWKYGFKSGKSIVKIRLTKDQPATFWNTVNPEEYGFVANVEPDVPHPRWSQRTEWMLGTEKRYDTKPFNGYGEYVASLYTG; encoded by the coding sequence ATGAATCACCACATCCGAAAAATCTGGAACGTTCCAGAACACGAGCACACCCCTGTCGAAGTGTTTCAAAACCGGAAACTATACCGCCGGGAATTTCTGCAGCGCATGGGAACAGGACTGGGCATCGCCGGCTTTGCTGGTTTGCTCGCAAGCTGCGAACAGGCAACCAAAGAAGAAATCGAACAGGCGGGAGCGACGACTCCTCTACCCCAAGCATCAGGGTCGATTTATCCAGCACAGCGAAATCCTGCATTCAAATACGGGCGGCCCGAGACTGACCCCATTGAAGCGGAAAAATTCACCAACTTCTACGAGTTCACCGGCCCCACTTCCAAACAGGCCTGGAAATACGTGGAGCATTTCCAAACCGCTCCCTGGTCTGTCACCGTGGAAGGGGAATGCGCAAAGCCGCGTACATTCGATCTGGATGACCTGTCTAAAGAGTTAAAATTTGAAGAACGCGCCTACCGACATCGCTGTGTTGAAACCTGGGCCATGTGTGTGCCCTGGACCGGTTTCCCGCTGGCCAGTCTGTTAAAACTGGTGGAACCGAAAGCGTCTGCGAAATTTGTCGCCTTCGAAACGTTCAACAAACCCCAACAGGCTCCTTATATGGAATCCAGCGGCCCGGGAACCTGGCCATGGCCTTACACGGAAGGCTTGACGATGCCCGAAGCAATGAATGATCTGGCCTTCATTGCCACGGGCCTGTATGGAGCCCCCTTACTCAAACAGAACGGCGCCCCCATTCGACTGGTCGTCCCTTGGAAGTATGGATTCAAGTCGGGTAAATCCATCGTAAAAATCAGACTCACCAAAGACCAGCCCGCGACGTTCTGGAATACCGTCAACCCTGAAGAATACGGATTTGTCGCGAACGTAGAACCCGACGTACCCCATCCCCGCTGGAGTCAGCGTACAGAATGGATGCTGGGAACCGAAAAACGCTACGACACGAAACCCTTCAATGGTTACGGCGAATATGTCGCCAGCCTGTATACAGGCTGA
- the sthA gene encoding Si-specific NAD(P)(+) transhydrogenase produces the protein MKYDIVIIGSGPAGQKAAIAASKLGKRVAIIERNFRGMGGVCLHKGTIPSKTMREAILYLTGYRHRDVYSKWYRRKRRITMQDLRLKLADVAEHELEIIHDQLERNGVEVYIGEAKFVSPHEVEVDCETGRKQLYGDYILVATGTKPSRPPHIPFDGETIFDSDEIIDLKEIPRSMIVVGGGVIGIEYAIMFATLGVEVTVLDGRERLLEFCDREIIDALIHHARSLGMIFRMGEEVVGIERFSDSMAAVQTESGKRLVADSVLYTVGRVGDADELNFQAAGLEPDERGRLWCNEEHQTWVPHIYGAGDIVGFPALASVSMEQGRRVICNAFNEPFEAFDLMPYGLFTIPEISMVGKTEQQLTDAHIPYEVGAARYREIARGQISGDRDGMLKILFHRETLKILGIHAIGEAATEIVHIGQTVMSFGGTIEYFRNAVFNYPTMAECYKVAAFDAFEKMSLDRLFEESKLTKISADLALHKLEEQPAELDEEETVEI, from the coding sequence ATGAAATACGACATTGTTATTATTGGAAGTGGTCCTGCCGGTCAAAAGGCGGCGATCGCTGCTTCGAAGCTGGGGAAGCGTGTTGCCATTATTGAACGCAACTTTCGTGGCATGGGGGGCGTCTGCCTGCATAAGGGGACGATTCCGTCTAAGACCATGCGAGAAGCCATTTTGTATCTGACCGGCTATCGTCATCGGGATGTGTACAGCAAATGGTACCGCCGCAAGCGTCGGATCACGATGCAGGATCTGCGTTTGAAACTGGCCGACGTGGCTGAGCATGAACTGGAAATTATTCATGATCAGCTGGAACGGAACGGCGTGGAAGTCTATATAGGTGAAGCAAAGTTCGTCAGCCCGCATGAAGTGGAAGTCGACTGCGAAACAGGGCGAAAGCAGTTGTATGGTGACTACATCCTGGTCGCAACCGGGACCAAGCCTTCACGTCCGCCACACATCCCCTTTGATGGTGAGACGATTTTTGATTCGGATGAAATTATTGATCTGAAAGAGATTCCACGTTCGATGATCGTTGTGGGTGGTGGTGTGATCGGTATCGAATATGCCATCATGTTCGCGACGCTGGGTGTGGAAGTTACCGTGTTGGATGGTCGAGAGCGACTGCTGGAATTTTGTGATCGCGAAATTATTGACGCGTTGATTCACCATGCCCGTTCCCTGGGAATGATCTTCCGGATGGGAGAAGAAGTGGTTGGCATCGAGCGATTTTCTGATTCGATGGCGGCAGTGCAGACCGAGAGTGGCAAACGTCTGGTGGCAGATTCCGTATTGTATACGGTGGGACGCGTGGGTGATGCGGACGAACTGAATTTTCAGGCAGCCGGCCTGGAACCTGATGAACGCGGTCGACTGTGGTGCAACGAAGAGCATCAGACGTGGGTGCCTCACATCTACGGGGCCGGTGATATTGTAGGCTTCCCGGCGCTGGCGAGTGTTTCGATGGAGCAGGGGCGTCGCGTGATCTGTAATGCATTCAACGAACCCTTTGAAGCATTCGACCTGATGCCTTATGGGTTGTTCACGATCCCGGAAATCTCGATGGTCGGAAAAACCGAACAACAACTGACAGACGCGCATATCCCGTATGAAGTCGGTGCGGCCCGCTATCGGGAAATCGCCCGCGGACAGATATCGGGTGACCGGGACGGGATGTTGAAAATCCTGTTTCACCGGGAAACGCTTAAGATTCTGGGTATTCATGCGATTGGTGAAGCCGCGACGGAGATTGTGCACATCGGTCAGACGGTCATGTCTTTTGGCGGCACGATCGAATATTTCCGCAACGCCGTCTTTAACTATCCGACGATGGCAGAATGTTACAAAGTGGCCGCCTTCGACGCGTTTGAGAAAATGAGCCTGGATCGACTGTTTGAAGAATCAAAGCTCACCAAAATCAGTGCCGATCTCGCGCTGCACAAACTCGAAGAGCAACCAGCCGAACTGGATGAAGAGGAAACCGTGGAAATCTAG